A section of the uncultured Desulfosarcina sp. genome encodes:
- a CDS encoding DASS family sodium-coupled anion symporter, with the protein MAKKEKKVTGYDKYVDWKMFSIPVVLFFVLLLMPTPYGMKDVGTEYRIGPKVVIEHVTQELFSTAASDAQQWQLLTAQIMEKNMNMGALTRGRYLKRDMKWCKQNKIKAEKSNFEKAHAYIENQTTDESYLALMQSSMTLRKDGLKYEDLSGKDLADANKGAWFIKVSIAMGAFVVLCFLTECIPLPGVAFCIGLILVFTGVVSRKEVAMLYWDDACWFIMGSLMFAAAFVKTGVDKRVCLMMFKKLAVPNVRWITLIFFVIITPLAAFISDHALAAMFLPIGMLLYQNSLTKEVPEDPELGKMLMIAIAMACNVGGPGAPSGGARNVIMMTYLADMFGMDIGYFQWITYCFPFLVMMIPVTWLMVNWRFKPTITSLEPAMNHLQNEISRMGGWNRKQIIALIIFLVMVFGWFTEKEFYNMGIYPVRLGIGVIAVAGAVAYLLAGVVNWRDYQEKVDWGVVWLYAGAIIFGRTLDDTGAAYWLARTAIDALAPLGMDAGLPLMAASNGLTAILTNLMADGPAAAAVGPIALNMAGLVHPGTTFLPFMAMGTAAASSFAYCLIIGTPPNAIVYASGYLEPKDYLRVGLPMWFIANIVLLLLTGVYWVFRGFGGLPGF; encoded by the coding sequence ATGGCGAAAAAAGAAAAAAAAGTTACCGGCTACGACAAATATGTGGACTGGAAGATGTTCAGCATTCCGGTCGTGCTTTTCTTTGTGCTTCTGTTGATGCCCACCCCCTACGGCATGAAGGATGTGGGCACCGAGTACCGCATCGGCCCCAAGGTGGTGATCGAGCACGTCACCCAGGAGTTGTTCTCGACAGCGGCATCCGATGCCCAGCAGTGGCAGTTGCTTACCGCCCAGATCATGGAAAAAAACATGAACATGGGCGCTTTGACCCGCGGCCGCTACCTCAAACGGGACATGAAGTGGTGCAAACAGAACAAGATCAAGGCTGAAAAAAGCAACTTCGAAAAGGCCCATGCCTATATCGAGAACCAGACCACCGACGAGAGCTACCTCGCCCTGATGCAGTCCTCCATGACGCTGCGCAAAGACGGGCTGAAATATGAAGACCTTTCCGGCAAGGACCTGGCCGATGCCAACAAGGGGGCCTGGTTCATCAAGGTGTCCATTGCCATGGGAGCCTTCGTGGTGCTCTGTTTTCTCACCGAGTGCATCCCGCTGCCCGGCGTGGCCTTCTGCATCGGTCTGATCCTGGTCTTCACCGGCGTGGTCAGCCGCAAGGAGGTGGCCATGCTCTACTGGGACGACGCCTGCTGGTTCATCATGGGCAGCCTGATGTTCGCCGCCGCCTTTGTCAAGACCGGCGTGGACAAGCGCGTCTGCCTGATGATGTTCAAGAAGCTGGCCGTGCCCAATGTGCGCTGGATCACCCTGATCTTTTTTGTTATCATCACGCCCCTGGCGGCCTTTATTTCCGACCACGCCTTGGCGGCCATGTTTCTGCCCATCGGCATGCTGCTCTACCAGAACAGCCTGACCAAGGAGGTTCCCGAGGACCCCGAACTGGGCAAAATGCTGATGATCGCCATTGCCATGGCCTGCAACGTCGGCGGCCCCGGCGCCCCCTCGGGCGGTGCCCGCAACGTCATCATGATGACCTACCTGGCGGACATGTTCGGCATGGATATCGGCTACTTCCAGTGGATCACCTATTGCTTTCCCTTCCTCGTCATGATGATCCCGGTGACCTGGCTGATGGTCAACTGGCGTTTCAAGCCCACCATCACCTCGCTGGAACCGGCCATGAACCACCTGCAGAACGAAATCAGCCGCATGGGCGGATGGAACCGCAAGCAGATCATCGCTTTGATCATCTTCCTGGTCATGGTGTTCGGCTGGTTCACCGAAAAAGAGTTCTACAACATGGGCATCTATCCGGTGCGTCTGGGCATCGGCGTGATTGCCGTGGCGGGCGCGGTGGCCTATCTTCTCGCAGGGGTGGTCAACTGGCGCGATTACCAGGAGAAGGTGGACTGGGGCGTGGTCTGGCTCTATGCCGGCGCCATCATCTTCGGCCGCACCCTGGACGACACCGGCGCCGCCTACTGGCTGGCCCGGACCGCCATCGACGCCCTGGCCCCGTTGGGCATGGATGCCGGGCTGCCGCTCATGGCCGCCAGCAACGGCCTGACCGCCATCTTGACCAACCTCATGGCCGATGGCCCGGCCGCCGCCGCCGTGGGCCCGATCGCCCTGAACATGGCCGGCCTGGTCCATCCGGGCACCACCTTTCTGCCCTTCATGGCCATGGGCACCGCCGCGGCGTCGTCCTTTGCCTACTGCCTGATTATCGGCACGCCGCCCAATGCCATCGTTTACGCCAGCGGCTACCTGGAGCCCAAGGATTACCTGCGGGTGGGTCTGCCCATGTGGTTCATCGCCAACATCGTCCTCTTGCTGTTGACCGGCGTTTACTGGGTCTTCAGGGGATTCGGCGGTCTTCCGGGATTCTAA